The Arenicella xantha genome window below encodes:
- the tldD gene encoding metalloprotease TldD, which produces MNQNHFEIAQATLLEPTGLSNADISSTMSRLTNVAGCDFADLYFQYSKHESWSLDEGVVKSGSFNIDQGVGLRSVCGEKTAFAYSEDLHAPAILAAADVVGAIGRQGRDAQQTRQWRPQGIKPLYQQADPIAALGDAQKVSILEHADRAARSHDSRVVEVMASLSGEYEVVLIVTSDGRQIPDVRPLVRLNVSVIVEQNGKRERGSMGGGGRFGFDYFDHQTIEHYAHEAVRQALVSLEAIDSPAGTMPVVLGPGWPGILLHEAVGHGLEGDFNRKGTSAFSGRIGEKVASELCTVVDDGTIADRRGSLSVDDEGNQTQNTVLIEKGILKGYMQDEHNARLMGMSVTGNGRRESFAHLPMPRMTNTYMHAGEHDPEEIIRSVKKGLYAVNFGGGQVDITSGKFVFSSSEAYLIEDGKITAPVKGATLIGSGPEAMQTISMVGTDMSLDSGVGVCGKDGQSVPVGVGQPTLKMDALTVGGVQL; this is translated from the coding sequence ATGAATCAAAACCATTTTGAGATCGCCCAAGCAACCTTGCTTGAGCCCACCGGTTTGTCGAATGCGGATATTAGTTCGACCATGAGTCGCCTCACCAATGTTGCGGGCTGTGATTTCGCCGACCTGTATTTCCAATACTCCAAACATGAGAGCTGGTCACTGGATGAGGGCGTGGTTAAAAGTGGTAGCTTCAACATAGATCAAGGGGTTGGTTTACGCTCTGTATGTGGCGAGAAAACGGCTTTTGCTTACAGCGAGGACTTGCATGCTCCCGCTATTTTAGCGGCTGCCGATGTGGTCGGAGCGATTGGTCGACAAGGTCGGGATGCACAGCAAACTCGGCAATGGCGCCCGCAAGGCATCAAACCCTTGTATCAGCAGGCCGATCCGATAGCGGCACTTGGCGATGCCCAAAAGGTGTCTATTTTGGAGCATGCCGATCGTGCGGCTCGCAGTCACGACTCTCGTGTCGTCGAAGTCATGGCGAGCCTGTCTGGTGAATACGAAGTGGTATTAATTGTTACCAGCGATGGCCGGCAAATCCCAGATGTTCGTCCGCTGGTTCGCCTCAATGTATCGGTGATTGTTGAACAGAACGGTAAGCGTGAACGCGGCTCTATGGGCGGTGGTGGTCGTTTTGGTTTCGATTATTTTGATCATCAAACTATTGAACATTATGCGCATGAAGCGGTTCGCCAAGCATTGGTAAGTTTAGAAGCAATTGATTCTCCTGCCGGTACTATGCCTGTTGTGCTTGGACCTGGTTGGCCCGGTATCTTGTTGCACGAGGCGGTTGGTCACGGCCTTGAAGGCGATTTCAATCGGAAGGGTACCTCTGCGTTTTCAGGTCGTATCGGGGAAAAAGTCGCCAGTGAGTTATGCACTGTGGTCGATGATGGCACAATCGCCGATCGCCGTGGTTCATTGAGTGTTGACGATGAAGGTAATCAAACACAGAACACCGTGCTGATCGAAAAAGGCATTCTTAAAGGTTATATGCAAGACGAACATAACGCGCGGTTAATGGGGATGTCAGTAACTGGCAATGGTCGACGCGAATCGTTTGCGCATTTGCCTATGCCGCGTATGACCAATACTTATATGCATGCTGGTGAGCATGATCCTGAAGAAATTATTCGCAGCGTTAAAAAAGGCTTATATGCGGTGAACTTTGGTGGTGGTCAGGTTGATATTACGTCTGGTAAGTTCGTATTTTCATCGAGTGAAGCGTATCTCATTGAAGACGGTAAGATCACCGCGCCGGTTAAAGGCGCGACGCTCATTGGTAGTGGTCCTGAAGCGATGCAAACGATTAGCATGGTCGGCACTGATATGTCGCTCGACTCGGGCGTCGGTGTTTGTGGTAAAGATGGCCAAAGTGTGCCGGTTGGAGTAGGTCAGCCAACATTGAAAATGGACGCGTTAACCGTTGGCGGAGTGCAATTATGA
- a CDS encoding carbon-nitrogen hydrolase family protein, which yields MPKTMLRIGCLEMSSGPDVQENLNVIAAAVDASPLLDLLVLPENAVQMPSSKALQYVELASGGIVQSALSELAASKQMAILLGSLAVVESDGANRTKPYARSLLFDPLGKLVAAYDKLHLFDVDTQPGASHQYRESDTYRAGVVSIEQTSPKQLVFNDLPLQLGLTICYDLRFPELYRLLAQRGAQLICVPAAFTYETGKAHWETMLRCRAIENQVFIAAAAQVGKHASGRRTWGHSMIIDPWGEIITEQTDGQGLVFAEIDLTKIESLKERFPVHLHRRL from the coding sequence ATGCCTAAAACAATGTTGCGCATCGGTTGCTTGGAAATGAGTTCAGGTCCGGATGTGCAAGAAAACCTGAATGTAATCGCCGCTGCCGTTGATGCGAGTCCTCTATTGGATCTACTGGTGTTGCCAGAGAATGCCGTGCAAATGCCTTCTAGTAAGGCGTTGCAATATGTCGAGTTGGCGAGCGGAGGCATAGTCCAATCGGCTTTGTCTGAGTTAGCGGCTAGCAAGCAGATGGCGATTTTACTAGGCTCACTCGCTGTCGTTGAGAGTGATGGGGCTAATAGGACTAAGCCGTATGCTCGTTCGTTATTGTTTGATCCCTTAGGTAAATTGGTTGCGGCGTATGATAAGTTGCATCTGTTCGATGTGGACACACAGCCCGGGGCGTCGCACCAGTATCGAGAATCCGACACCTATCGAGCAGGTGTTGTGTCGATTGAGCAAACCTCTCCGAAACAGTTGGTCTTCAATGATTTGCCTCTGCAGCTTGGACTAACAATTTGTTATGATCTGCGCTTTCCCGAGCTGTATCGACTTTTGGCTCAGCGTGGTGCTCAGTTGATCTGCGTGCCTGCAGCATTTACCTATGAGACCGGTAAAGCGCATTGGGAGACCATGCTTCGTTGTCGAGCTATAGAGAATCAAGTGTTTATCGCGGCCGCCGCACAGGTTGGAAAACACGCAAGTGGCCGCCGCACGTGGGGGCACAGCATGATAATCGACCCTTGGGGCGAAATTATTACCGAGCAAACTGATGGTCAGGGCTTGGTTTTTGCCGAAATCGACCTCACAAAGATAGAATCCCTCAAAGAGCGCTTCCCCGTGCATTTGCACCGGCGGCTCTAA
- a CDS encoding YhdP family protein, with protein MKFLRNFLLTLGFLYLLFWGSLAAYFSYAESHKDLLEANLSSLFDRAVSVGSVRTDWQGFTPHVQISNLSVAGDLPNQPALAFNSLSAAVSPGSLLKFWPKFTEFAVEKPMLEIVSLPSGQLQVAGIALSSSSDGPATPKRLLSWLLDQKAAAWHDGELLWRGQADQLKRYRNISFVYQRVEQVRTIQAAITTSKGPLAFTATATGNMLSDKLWDASLEVLGDQKQRLLRAQDISLEVENGVGQLQLTQLDVERIRDFIRLAGLSREAGWILDANLNGRLHDVEFEFSGPLLAIEQWELRAAASDVSFKSTGDAPGMNRLSGQLSASKQGGVFEFYTEGAQFDWPRWYQQPFPVERATGEFTWRINTNGNITIALIEGEFVDETLSISGLNATCRLDSKVREVASFGELFTIDSVSELSFEGGDLVRNPASSDASPLMLNASAEFSVSDVSQIINYLPLDDRLDKFRDWSVNAFKSGEFTNGRVSYRGEVSRNALKVGKAQLEARARFNDVLVDYGYQRDWPAAERGRGTATIRNELLSIVPDELWLNGDEVTDGQLQISKLFQTDRTLTVNGKTSTSLVKGLDFLFKGPLINPADQLDELPVQATNGQVDIDIAVSIPLNKIEDAAVQGTAIVRNGRGLLPEGVPISKINGTVEFTERSVTSSDINAFFLGGPTSGKLITVAEAQPPVMKLLATGRLAADALEPWLGEHMLTWFDGNAAWQGDLLIDGPEVTISGVSDLKGIAVSAPAPLGKSADAETNMRLSMTLGGKSTVPSMAISLQEDMQVRLEGNTASASSSLFDKALISLGADASLPLKSGVHFVIENDDINLDDWLSAIIDLASFEPRKVSENTAFLDAMRSLSIRAANPVLLGREFGPLQVSAVSVDGFNWVGTLDGDNVKGTMQMQPRAELGSYTFNLAYVDIVEAPDGISEPAPIDYSLQPADYPAISLTADTFKLSGKNLGKLVFSGKPKGSEWLTEEFLLEQNGIRTVARGGWRNTDAAGSISSFDFNTVIDEAEGALTDMSFDGIIKRGTGTLSGNVNWIGAPHEFDYARLNGEFDLRIRDGELVQVEPGSGKLLGLLNFNAIARRLIFDFRDVFASGLRFDRMRYTGLLADGEAIFREAYIFTPAVFVRMEGKLDLAQELIDMEVHLSPELGGNLALLSALANPTAGAVVFITQRLFKDEMRESSFRSYRALGSWEDFEMVEMKSNEPEPLTSAPEPDKSMQNLALARDDTIQQEPSDSLLVPLDDTKLDTQLESAELERASEAQELESPALDR; from the coding sequence ATGAAGTTTCTGAGAAACTTTCTGTTAACTTTGGGCTTTTTGTATTTGCTGTTTTGGGGCAGTTTGGCCGCGTATTTTAGTTATGCTGAATCACATAAAGACCTATTAGAAGCTAATCTTTCTTCTTTGTTTGATCGAGCCGTTAGTGTTGGCTCGGTACGCACTGATTGGCAAGGGTTTACGCCGCATGTGCAGATTAGTAATTTGAGTGTGGCCGGTGATCTACCTAATCAACCCGCTTTAGCGTTTAACTCGTTGTCGGCCGCTGTGAGCCCCGGTTCGTTGCTTAAGTTCTGGCCGAAGTTTACTGAGTTTGCGGTTGAAAAACCGATGCTGGAGATTGTTTCCTTGCCTAGCGGGCAACTGCAAGTGGCGGGTATTGCCTTGTCGTCTAGCTCGGATGGGCCGGCTACGCCGAAGCGATTGCTGTCGTGGCTGCTTGATCAAAAAGCGGCAGCATGGCATGACGGAGAGTTGCTGTGGCGTGGCCAAGCTGACCAACTAAAGCGTTATCGAAATATTTCTTTTGTCTATCAACGAGTGGAACAGGTTCGTACCATTCAAGCTGCCATTACCACCTCCAAAGGCCCGCTGGCGTTTACGGCTACTGCGACAGGCAACATGCTTTCTGACAAGCTTTGGGATGCTTCGTTAGAGGTGCTAGGTGATCAGAAGCAGCGGTTGCTGCGCGCGCAAGATATCTCGCTGGAAGTCGAGAATGGCGTGGGTCAACTGCAGCTAACGCAACTCGATGTTGAGCGGATTCGAGACTTTATTCGTTTAGCTGGGTTGTCGCGTGAAGCTGGTTGGATACTGGACGCAAACCTAAATGGTCGGTTGCATGATGTTGAGTTTGAGTTCTCGGGACCTTTGTTGGCGATCGAGCAGTGGGAGTTACGTGCGGCTGCGTCCGATGTGAGCTTTAAATCAACCGGTGATGCACCTGGAATGAATCGCTTGAGCGGGCAGTTGTCAGCATCCAAGCAGGGCGGCGTGTTTGAGTTTTACACCGAAGGAGCGCAGTTTGATTGGCCGCGCTGGTATCAGCAGCCATTCCCTGTGGAGCGAGCCACGGGCGAATTTACTTGGCGCATTAATACCAATGGCAACATAACCATCGCCCTGATTGAAGGTGAGTTTGTTGATGAAACTTTGAGCATTTCTGGTTTGAATGCAACCTGTCGGTTAGATAGTAAAGTTCGTGAGGTGGCGAGTTTTGGCGAACTGTTTACTATTGACTCGGTGAGTGAACTCAGTTTTGAGGGCGGTGATTTAGTGCGCAATCCAGCCAGTTCAGATGCGAGTCCGCTAATGCTCAATGCGAGCGCTGAGTTCAGCGTGTCAGATGTGAGTCAGATAATTAATTATCTGCCGTTAGATGATCGACTGGATAAGTTTCGAGACTGGTCGGTCAATGCATTTAAAAGTGGCGAGTTTACTAATGGTCGAGTCAGCTATCGAGGTGAAGTTTCGCGGAACGCATTGAAGGTTGGTAAAGCTCAGTTAGAAGCGCGCGCGCGTTTTAATGATGTGCTTGTCGACTATGGTTATCAGCGTGATTGGCCAGCCGCAGAACGTGGGCGTGGCACGGCAACTATTCGCAATGAACTGCTCAGTATTGTTCCTGATGAGCTGTGGTTGAATGGCGACGAGGTGACCGATGGCCAGCTGCAGATATCTAAGCTTTTTCAAACTGATCGAACCTTAACGGTGAATGGTAAAACCAGTACCTCATTGGTCAAGGGCTTGGACTTTTTGTTCAAAGGGCCGCTAATCAATCCAGCGGATCAATTAGACGAGTTGCCGGTTCAAGCTACTAATGGGCAAGTTGATATTGATATCGCGGTAAGCATTCCGTTGAACAAGATCGAAGACGCCGCAGTGCAAGGTACTGCGATTGTGCGCAATGGTCGAGGTTTGCTGCCGGAGGGAGTGCCGATTTCAAAAATTAACGGTACTGTTGAATTCACCGAGCGAAGCGTTACGTCCTCCGATATTAATGCGTTCTTTTTGGGCGGGCCCACAAGCGGTAAGTTGATTACGGTCGCCGAAGCTCAGCCACCGGTTATGAAGTTGCTGGCAACTGGACGGCTTGCCGCGGATGCACTCGAGCCTTGGCTTGGTGAGCACATGTTAACGTGGTTTGACGGCAACGCCGCTTGGCAGGGCGATTTGCTGATTGATGGTCCCGAAGTGACTATTTCTGGGGTTTCTGATCTTAAGGGTATTGCTGTTTCGGCGCCAGCGCCACTGGGCAAGTCGGCCGATGCAGAAACTAACATGCGGTTATCGATGACCTTGGGCGGTAAGTCCACGGTGCCTTCCATGGCGATAAGCCTGCAAGAGGATATGCAGGTGCGACTTGAGGGAAATACTGCGAGTGCCTCGTCGTCACTATTTGATAAGGCGCTGATCAGCCTTGGAGCAGATGCGTCATTGCCGCTGAAATCGGGTGTTCATTTCGTGATTGAAAATGATGATATTAATCTCGATGACTGGTTGTCAGCGATCATAGACTTAGCAAGCTTCGAGCCGCGCAAAGTTTCCGAAAATACTGCTTTTCTCGACGCGATGCGGTCGTTATCGATCCGTGCTGCGAACCCAGTTTTATTGGGTCGTGAATTTGGCCCTCTGCAGGTCTCGGCGGTCTCCGTTGATGGTTTTAACTGGGTTGGGACATTAGATGGAGATAATGTCAAAGGCACTATGCAAATGCAGCCGCGTGCTGAACTCGGGTCGTATACATTTAATTTAGCGTATGTGGATATCGTTGAAGCGCCCGATGGAATAAGTGAGCCAGCGCCAATAGACTATAGTTTACAGCCTGCCGATTACCCCGCAATATCGTTGACTGCAGACACATTCAAATTGAGCGGGAAGAATTTAGGTAAATTAGTGTTTAGCGGTAAACCTAAGGGCAGTGAGTGGCTGACTGAGGAGTTTTTGCTAGAGCAAAATGGCATCCGTACCGTGGCGCGTGGTGGTTGGCGAAATACGGATGCCGCTGGATCCATATCCTCATTTGACTTCAATACCGTGATCGATGAGGCCGAAGGTGCTCTTACCGATATGAGTTTCGATGGCATCATTAAGCGCGGCACTGGCACCTTGAGTGGCAATGTGAACTGGATTGGTGCGCCACATGAATTTGACTATGCGCGATTAAATGGTGAATTTGATCTGCGGATCCGAGATGGGGAGTTGGTTCAGGTTGAGCCTGGGTCAGGAAAGCTGCTTGGTCTGCTTAACTTTAATGCAATCGCGCGACGTTTGATCTTTGATTTTCGAGATGTGTTTGCATCGGGTTTGAGATTCGATCGTATGCGCTACACCGGTCTGCTGGCAGACGGAGAGGCGATTTTCCGTGAGGCTTATATATTTACTCCCGCGGTATTTGTGCGAATGGAAGGTAAGCTTGATTTAGCGCAGGAACTAATTGATATGGAAGTTCATCTGTCGCCCGAGCTTGGCGGTAATCTGGCACTTTTAAGTGCGCTGGCCAACCCTACTGCTGGAGCGGTGGTGTTTATTACGCAGCGGTTATTCAAAGATGAAATGCGTGAGTCTAGTTTCAGAAGCTACCGCGCGCTCGGAAGCTGGGAGGACTTCGAGATGGTGGAGATGAAGAGTAATGAGCCAGAGCCGCTGACTAGTGCGCCAGAGCCTGATAAGTCCATGCAAAATCTCGCGTTAGCGCGTGACGACACAATTCAACAAGAGCCCTCTGACTCGTTATTGGTGCCGCTCGATGACACGAAGCTCGACACTCAGTTAGAATCGGCTGAATTGGAGAGAGCTTCAGAAGCGCAAGAGCTTGAGTCTCCGGCGCTGGATCGGTGA
- the rng gene encoding ribonuclease G, whose protein sequence is MASKEEILINVTPRETRVAVVENGVLQELHIERTLSRGLVGSIYKGKVVRVLPGMQAAFVDIGLDKNGFLHAADIARNDPAFSGAAMRDIPPIQELVHEGKHIYVQVLKDPIGSKGARLTTELSMPSRNLVYLPNGNEIGISQKIECADERERLRDVVQRQIEQHDLTGGFIIRTLAESVTEADIANDMLFQQRLWLHVSSKLKGAQPATLIHEDVPLSLRTMRDLVHDHVEKIRIDSRESYEKARDFARDFMPELVDKLEYYPGEQPLFGLYSIEQEIENAMQRKVKLKSGGDLIIDQTEAMTTIDVNTGSYVGRHSQEETLFKTNLEAATEIAHQLRLRNLGGIIIVDFIDMQSQNHKKQVLAALDAVFAKDRVKINITDISPLGLVEITRKRTRESLEQILCEACPTCEGRGTVKTIQTVCYEILREILREDRQYKAQAYTIVAAPRVVELLLDEEASSLADLQEFIDRPISLQADPLLSQQDYDIALA, encoded by the coding sequence TTGGCCAGCAAAGAAGAAATACTTATCAATGTTACACCGCGTGAGACGCGTGTAGCGGTAGTCGAAAACGGTGTGCTGCAAGAACTGCACATTGAACGAACCTTATCGCGTGGGCTGGTCGGGAGTATCTATAAAGGCAAAGTGGTGCGTGTATTGCCTGGTATGCAGGCTGCTTTTGTCGATATTGGTTTGGACAAAAATGGATTTTTACACGCTGCGGATATCGCTCGAAATGACCCCGCGTTTAGTGGCGCTGCAATGCGCGATATTCCACCAATTCAAGAGTTAGTGCATGAAGGCAAGCATATTTATGTGCAGGTGCTCAAAGATCCCATTGGTAGTAAAGGCGCACGGTTAACCACTGAGTTGAGCATGCCTTCGAGGAACTTGGTGTACTTACCGAATGGCAACGAGATCGGGATCTCACAAAAAATAGAATGTGCTGACGAGCGGGAACGCTTGCGTGATGTAGTGCAACGACAAATTGAACAGCATGATTTAACTGGTGGTTTTATCATCCGTACCCTTGCTGAATCAGTGACTGAAGCCGATATCGCCAATGATATGCTGTTTCAACAGCGTCTGTGGTTGCACGTGAGTAGCAAACTCAAAGGTGCGCAGCCAGCCACCTTAATTCACGAAGACGTGCCGCTGTCACTTAGGACCATGCGAGACCTGGTTCACGATCACGTAGAGAAAATCCGCATAGATTCACGCGAGAGCTATGAAAAGGCGCGTGATTTTGCTCGCGACTTTATGCCAGAGTTAGTCGATAAGCTTGAGTATTATCCTGGCGAGCAGCCATTATTTGGACTTTACTCGATCGAGCAAGAAATTGAGAACGCTATGCAGCGTAAGGTTAAACTAAAATCTGGCGGTGATTTGATTATCGATCAGACTGAGGCGATGACTACGATTGATGTGAATACGGGGTCGTACGTCGGTCGGCATAGTCAGGAAGAGACCCTATTTAAGACTAACTTGGAAGCCGCAACCGAGATCGCCCATCAACTGCGGTTGCGTAATTTAGGTGGAATTATTATTGTCGATTTTATCGATATGCAGAGTCAAAACCACAAGAAACAAGTGCTGGCGGCGCTCGATGCGGTTTTTGCCAAAGATCGAGTTAAGATAAACATTACGGATATCTCGCCATTGGGCTTGGTTGAAATCACGCGAAAGCGCACACGGGAGAGTTTAGAGCAGATACTGTGTGAGGCCTGTCCTACCTGTGAAGGGCGCGGCACGGTTAAAACCATACAAACAGTTTGTTATGAGATTCTGCGAGAGATTTTGCGCGAAGATCGACAATATAAGGCTCAAGCGTATACGATTGTCGCAGCACCTCGAGTGGTCGAGTTGTTACTTGACGAAGAGGCGAGCAGCCTTGCAGACTTGCAAGAATTTATTGACCGCCCAATCAGCCTACAAGCTGATCCATTGTTGTCACAACAAGATTACGATATCGCGCTGGCATGA
- a CDS encoding Maf family protein: protein MTDIQLILASGSPRRSDLLNTMGVPFTVHVPDIDESRREEELAEDYVTRMAREKARAAYAELDPAKYAILAADTVVVQGERIYAKPRDFEHAQQIWQSLGAAKHQVMTAVCLMVHDKLSVKLGLTDVEFATITDAQMHAYWKSGEPQDKAGAYAIQGLASAWVKSIQGSYSNVVGLPLREVNELLGTIEMNWL, encoded by the coding sequence ATGACAGATATTCAACTGATTCTTGCTTCTGGGTCTCCACGTCGCAGTGACCTGCTCAATACCATGGGAGTACCGTTTACGGTTCATGTGCCTGATATCGATGAGAGCCGTCGAGAGGAAGAGCTGGCAGAAGACTATGTCACCCGGATGGCGCGAGAAAAAGCCCGTGCCGCCTACGCTGAGCTCGATCCTGCTAAGTATGCAATATTGGCGGCTGATACTGTCGTGGTTCAAGGTGAGCGAATTTACGCTAAGCCTCGTGATTTCGAGCACGCCCAGCAGATATGGCAAAGCTTAGGCGCGGCTAAACATCAGGTAATGACTGCGGTTTGCTTAATGGTTCATGATAAACTGAGTGTCAAGTTGGGGCTCACCGACGTCGAATTCGCAACCATCACGGATGCGCAGATGCACGCCTACTGGAAAAGTGGCGAACCGCAAGATAAAGCCGGTGCGTACGCGATCCAAGGGCTTGCTTCAGCTTGGGTTAAATCGATTCAGGGTAGTTATAGCAATGTGGTGGGGTTACCGTTGCGAGAGGTTAATGAGCTACTAGGCACTATTGAAATGAACTGGCTGTAA
- the rlmH gene encoding 23S rRNA (pseudouridine(1915)-N(3))-methyltransferase RlmH: MRIKLLAVGTKMPAWVEQGYREYAQRMPALCQLELHEIAAKKRGKNADTARILRDEAALLTAAIPESYLTIALDRRGKHIDTEGLATHLQSWIDDSQDIAILIGGPEGIDPNYLQQVRLKWSLSAMTFAHPVVRVMLAEQLYRAWSINANLPYHRGD, from the coding sequence ATGCGGATCAAGCTGTTGGCAGTTGGCACTAAAATGCCAGCTTGGGTTGAGCAGGGCTATCGCGAATACGCGCAGCGTATGCCTGCCCTATGTCAACTGGAGTTGCATGAAATCGCTGCTAAAAAGCGTGGTAAAAATGCAGACACGGCCAGAATTCTTCGTGATGAGGCTGCGCTGCTTACAGCGGCTATTCCTGAATCGTATTTGACAATAGCACTGGATCGTCGCGGCAAGCATATTGACACTGAAGGTCTCGCAACTCATTTGCAGTCGTGGATTGATGATAGTCAAGACATCGCGATATTGATTGGTGGTCCTGAGGGGATTGATCCGAACTATCTGCAACAAGTAAGGTTAAAGTGGTCTTTGTCAGCAATGACATTTGCGCATCCGGTGGTGCGAGTCATGCTAGCTGAACAGCTCTATCGTGCGTGGAGTATTAACGCCAACTTACCCTATCATAGAGGCGATTAG
- the nadD gene encoding nicotinate-nucleotide adenylyltransferase: MSELIGLFGGTFDPVHNGHLGAVEQAASHLPFSQIHWLLSARPPHKTSVNTDVEHRFAMLQLALAGHQQFVADDHEVQRPNKSYTVDTVEFFKQQFPRASLIVIIGADSLMSLPSWHRYPELLDMSNWLVLRRPGYPIEVPSELSDRFVSSADELLQYNAGRIWCFEHTDINISSTRLRHELETAPGPLAHDFLPSAVLAYIREHQLYKIPNMNPEQIKDQVVEALENIKAQDIKVIDIADISDFADYMVVASGTSDTHVKALAREASDSLRRQGVKPLNEDGADVGEWVLVDFGDVVLHVMRPEVRQYYDLEKLWDEDVRALVKKHREQEDA, translated from the coding sequence ATGTCTGAGTTGATCGGGCTTTTTGGGGGCACGTTCGACCCGGTACACAATGGTCATTTGGGTGCGGTCGAACAAGCCGCCAGTCACCTGCCATTTAGTCAAATTCATTGGCTGCTAAGTGCTCGACCACCACATAAGACTTCAGTCAACACCGATGTTGAACATCGGTTCGCTATGCTGCAGCTGGCACTAGCCGGGCACCAACAGTTCGTGGCCGATGATCATGAAGTGCAGCGACCGAACAAGTCTTATACTGTGGATACTGTTGAGTTTTTTAAGCAACAATTTCCACGAGCATCGCTAATTGTAATTATTGGTGCTGATAGTTTGATGAGTTTACCAAGTTGGCATCGGTATCCTGAGCTGCTGGATATGAGCAATTGGCTAGTATTACGTCGCCCAGGTTACCCAATTGAGGTGCCATCTGAGCTTAGTGATCGATTTGTCTCGTCAGCGGATGAGTTATTGCAATACAATGCGGGCCGGATTTGGTGCTTTGAACACACCGATATCAATATTTCCTCTACGCGATTGCGGCATGAGCTTGAAACCGCTCCGGGGCCGCTGGCACATGATTTTTTGCCGAGTGCTGTTTTGGCCTATATTCGCGAACATCAACTGTATAAAATACCCAATATGAATCCAGAACAAATTAAAGACCAGGTTGTTGAGGCGCTTGAGAATATCAAGGCGCAAGACATCAAGGTAATAGACATTGCCGATATCTCAGACTTCGCAGACTACATGGTGGTCGCGAGTGGCACCTCAGATACACACGTAAAAGCATTGGCGCGTGAAGCGTCCGACTCGCTACGTCGACAAGGAGTAAAACCCTTGAACGAAGATGGTGCCGATGTTGGCGAATGGGTATTAGTTGACTTTGGTGATGTGGTCTTGCATGTCATGCGTCCAGAGGTCCGACAGTATTATGATCTTGAAAAACTTTGGGATGAAGACGTTCGCGCATTGGTGAAGAAGCATCGCGAACAAGAAGATGCTTAG